In the Salmo trutta chromosome 33, fSalTru1.1, whole genome shotgun sequence genome, one interval contains:
- the LOC115172500 gene encoding exocyst complex component 3-like protein isoform X1: MKKFIFMSRKSKPLGREDVSPLIKNSTLPTDEEDQTGNLGYENPYMENVFNNHQELDNQGGQEKGQSLLSVLAEALRVSHVVPQERLEANLEGPPEEIMCHEAQKKDDTHPEVLHQMYFHLIEASVDKHFPKLPARITVNQLEGYLIKVQITVQGELLRLAPLLKEAQLLKHLIACYHQRMFDCLQQILQHVNTKKEAFTVLDWVLHTYLSEELLGHPDIWDEALHAVDLLLLTDWIPQAEKKLLATVQEDTSTSLRRILQNEESGREVCVSGEEAFIKLHLDVIQCINAVLQKAKMMSQTLMRKVQIVCWQELQDFVERYVNVEKKHLQKQAGMSTSSTMHFFKTFNTCNELKLYISRIAKDDTSLDCVKTISTLKGLEALSWKLLLEKPFQLAQISLKKYFKREDEQMENLMKEITFIFQDLPKDKDTQKTVINKAYQSITLLYLQHLVQSNHGKLVKRWDYVNKRVMHDAELLHSIFSGLNPDVKQWHIILIKVREVLECSDIERLKITVSEILRDYGSTSAAEHLPALLRWKGGLSWRLTREVLEASQEVYPIDLSQTRSAPWFGCLFCC; the protein is encoded by the exons ATGAAGAAATTCATCTTCATGAGCAGAAAGAGTAAGCCATTGGGGAGAGAGGACGTGAGTCCTCTGATTAAGAACAGTACACTGCCTACAGATG AAGAGGACCAAACCGGGAATTTGGGGTATGAGAATCCCTACATGGAGAATGTTTTTAACAACCATCAGGAGTTGGACAATCAGGGGGGTCAGGAGAAGGGACAGTCGTTGCTCAGTGTACTTGCAGAAGCTTTGAGGGTCAGCCATGTTGTCCCTCAAGAGAGACTTGAAGCTAATTTGGAGGGGCCACCGGAAGAGATTATGTGCCATGAGGCTCAGAAGAAGGACGATACACACCCAGAAGTCTTGCACCAGATGTACTTTCATCTTATTGAAGCATCTGTGGACAAACACTTCCCCAAACTGCCAGCAAGGATCACTGTGAATCAGCTGGAGGGCTACCTGATAAAGGTGCAAATAACTGTGCAAGGGGAGCTTCTGAGGTTGGCACCCCTGCTCAAAGAGGCTCAGTTGCTGAAGCATTTGATTGCTTGCTATCATCAGCGTATGTTTGACTGTCTACAGCAGATCCTTCAGCATGTCAACACAAAAAAAGAGGCCTTCACAGTTCTTGACTGGGTACTACACACATACTTGAG TGAGGAGCTGCTAGGACACCCCGACATCTGGGATGAGGCTCTACATGCAGTTGACCTTCTCCTTCTGACAGACTGGATCCCACAAGCTGAGAAGAAACTCCTGGCCACTGTGCAG GAGGACACCTCCACATCACTGAGGAGGATCCTTCAGAACGAGGAGTCAGGTAGAGAGGTGTGTGTCTCTGGAGAGGAGGCCTTTATCAAACTGCATCTGGATGTCATTCAG TGCATCAATGCTGTTCTCCAGAAAGCAAAGATGATGAGCCAAACTCTGATGCGCAAGGTCCAAATAGTCTGTTGGCAAGAGCTACAGGACTTCGTGGAAAG GTATGTCAATGTTGAAAAGAAGCACCTTCAGAAACAAGCAGGAATGAGCACGTCAAGTACAATGCACTTCTTTAAGACTTTCAACACCTGCAATGAACTCAA GTTGTATATTTCAAGGATTGCCAAAGATGACACAAGCTTAGACTGTGTTAAAACCATTTCAACACTTAAGGGGTTGGAAGCTCTTTCTTGGAAGCTTCTCCTGGAAAAACCATTTCAACTTGCACAG ATTTCCTTGAAGAAGTATTTCAAAAGAGAGGATGAACAAATGGAAAATCTAATGAAAGAGATTACATTTATTTTCCAAGACCTTCCCAAAGACAAGGACACACAAAAG ACTGTGATTAACAAAGCCTATCAGTCCATCACCCTTCTGTACCTTCAACACCTGGTGCAGAGTAACCATGGGAAGCTGGTGAAGAGATGGGATTATGTGAACAAAAGAGTGATGCATGATGCCGAGCTCCTTCACTCCATCTTCTCAGGCCTG AATCCTGATGTTAAACAGTGGCACATCATACTGATTAAAGTGAGAGAAGTGCTGGAGTGCAGCGACATTGAACGTCTCAAGATAACAGTCAGTGAGATACTGAGGGACTACGGCAGTACAAG TGCTGCTGAGCACCTTCCAGCCCTGCTGCGCTGGAAGGGAGGCCTGTCATGGAGACTGACCCGGGAGGTTCTGGAGGCAAGCCAGGAAGTGTACCCCATTGACCTCTCCCAAACCAGGTCTGCACCCTGGTTTGGCTGCCTTTTTTGCTGCTGA
- the LOC115172500 gene encoding exocyst complex component 3-like protein isoform X2 — MKKFIFMSRKKEDQTGNLGYENPYMENVFNNHQELDNQGGQEKGQSLLSVLAEALRVSHVVPQERLEANLEGPPEEIMCHEAQKKDDTHPEVLHQMYFHLIEASVDKHFPKLPARITVNQLEGYLIKVQITVQGELLRLAPLLKEAQLLKHLIACYHQRMFDCLQQILQHVNTKKEAFTVLDWVLHTYLSEELLGHPDIWDEALHAVDLLLLTDWIPQAEKKLLATVQEDTSTSLRRILQNEESGREVCVSGEEAFIKLHLDVIQCINAVLQKAKMMSQTLMRKVQIVCWQELQDFVERYVNVEKKHLQKQAGMSTSSTMHFFKTFNTCNELKLYISRIAKDDTSLDCVKTISTLKGLEALSWKLLLEKPFQLAQISLKKYFKREDEQMENLMKEITFIFQDLPKDKDTQKTVINKAYQSITLLYLQHLVQSNHGKLVKRWDYVNKRVMHDAELLHSIFSGLNPDVKQWHIILIKVREVLECSDIERLKITVSEILRDYGSTSAAEHLPALLRWKGGLSWRLTREVLEASQEVYPIDLSQTRSAPWFGCLFCC, encoded by the exons ATGAAGAAATTCATCTTCATGAGCAGAAAGA AAGAGGACCAAACCGGGAATTTGGGGTATGAGAATCCCTACATGGAGAATGTTTTTAACAACCATCAGGAGTTGGACAATCAGGGGGGTCAGGAGAAGGGACAGTCGTTGCTCAGTGTACTTGCAGAAGCTTTGAGGGTCAGCCATGTTGTCCCTCAAGAGAGACTTGAAGCTAATTTGGAGGGGCCACCGGAAGAGATTATGTGCCATGAGGCTCAGAAGAAGGACGATACACACCCAGAAGTCTTGCACCAGATGTACTTTCATCTTATTGAAGCATCTGTGGACAAACACTTCCCCAAACTGCCAGCAAGGATCACTGTGAATCAGCTGGAGGGCTACCTGATAAAGGTGCAAATAACTGTGCAAGGGGAGCTTCTGAGGTTGGCACCCCTGCTCAAAGAGGCTCAGTTGCTGAAGCATTTGATTGCTTGCTATCATCAGCGTATGTTTGACTGTCTACAGCAGATCCTTCAGCATGTCAACACAAAAAAAGAGGCCTTCACAGTTCTTGACTGGGTACTACACACATACTTGAG TGAGGAGCTGCTAGGACACCCCGACATCTGGGATGAGGCTCTACATGCAGTTGACCTTCTCCTTCTGACAGACTGGATCCCACAAGCTGAGAAGAAACTCCTGGCCACTGTGCAG GAGGACACCTCCACATCACTGAGGAGGATCCTTCAGAACGAGGAGTCAGGTAGAGAGGTGTGTGTCTCTGGAGAGGAGGCCTTTATCAAACTGCATCTGGATGTCATTCAG TGCATCAATGCTGTTCTCCAGAAAGCAAAGATGATGAGCCAAACTCTGATGCGCAAGGTCCAAATAGTCTGTTGGCAAGAGCTACAGGACTTCGTGGAAAG GTATGTCAATGTTGAAAAGAAGCACCTTCAGAAACAAGCAGGAATGAGCACGTCAAGTACAATGCACTTCTTTAAGACTTTCAACACCTGCAATGAACTCAA GTTGTATATTTCAAGGATTGCCAAAGATGACACAAGCTTAGACTGTGTTAAAACCATTTCAACACTTAAGGGGTTGGAAGCTCTTTCTTGGAAGCTTCTCCTGGAAAAACCATTTCAACTTGCACAG ATTTCCTTGAAGAAGTATTTCAAAAGAGAGGATGAACAAATGGAAAATCTAATGAAAGAGATTACATTTATTTTCCAAGACCTTCCCAAAGACAAGGACACACAAAAG ACTGTGATTAACAAAGCCTATCAGTCCATCACCCTTCTGTACCTTCAACACCTGGTGCAGAGTAACCATGGGAAGCTGGTGAAGAGATGGGATTATGTGAACAAAAGAGTGATGCATGATGCCGAGCTCCTTCACTCCATCTTCTCAGGCCTG AATCCTGATGTTAAACAGTGGCACATCATACTGATTAAAGTGAGAGAAGTGCTGGAGTGCAGCGACATTGAACGTCTCAAGATAACAGTCAGTGAGATACTGAGGGACTACGGCAGTACAAG TGCTGCTGAGCACCTTCCAGCCCTGCTGCGCTGGAAGGGAGGCCTGTCATGGAGACTGACCCGGGAGGTTCTGGAGGCAAGCCAGGAAGTGTACCCCATTGACCTCTCCCAAACCAGGTCTGCACCCTGGTTTGGCTGCCTTTTTTGCTGCTGA